A single window of Pieris napi chromosome 8, ilPieNapi1.2, whole genome shotgun sequence DNA harbors:
- the LOC125051883 gene encoding hematopoietically-expressed homeobox protein hhex has translation MCACRQKKSSFFIKDILCTDKKVIDNGDTSKDGHTNTNIRTGVAELDIEHRRNPFPVYPTPIKPNYGWPYKLKSFERPAVYSEPMFNSNLLRGQLSWNRFATPRPASISLRLPYNFERASCCSPWWGMGGRRKGGQVRFSAAQTGALERRFSASKYLSPDERRALASSLRLSDRQVKTWFQNRRAKWRRTTSECSDPGSPSSANEESDDDVLISDP, from the exons ATGTGCGCGTGTCGACAGAAAAAGTCTTCCTTCTTCATAAAAGATATTCTATGTACAGATAAGAAAGTTATTGATAACGGCGATACAAGCAAAGATGGTCACACAAATACCAATATTCGGACGGGAGTCGCGGAGTTAGATATTGAACACAGAAGAAACCCATTTCCTGTGTATCCCACGCCGATTAAACCAAATTATGGCTGGCCATACAAATTGAAGAGCTTTGAAAGACCTGCTGTATATAGCGAACCGATGTTCAATTCAAACCTCTTGCGCGGTCAGTTATCTTGGAACAGGTTCGCGACGCCGCGGCCGGCGTCAATTAGCTTACGACTGCCTTACAACTTTGAAAGAG CGTCATGCTGCAGTCCTTGGTGGGGTATGGGAGGAAGAAGAAAAGGGGGGCAAGTGAGATTTAGCGCTGCGCAAACGGGTGCTCTTGAACGGAGGTTTAGTGCTAGTAAATACCTGAGTCCTGATGAGAGAAGAGCATTGGCTTCATCGCTAAGACTAAGCGACAGACAA GTTAAAACGTGGTTTCAAAATCGACGTGCTAAGTGGCGTAGGACCACATCAGAATGTTCAGACCCCGGCAGCCCTAGCAGCGCCAATGAGGAATCTGATGATGATGTACTCATTTCTGATCCTTGA